TAAGTTTGCCACTAACCTGACCTTTGACAATATCGAATTTATTGGCAATTCAAATACTGTTGATTTTGCCCCGGGTATTGAGGTAGCCTTTTACACCAAGCCCATGCGAAACGCAAACATCATCGGTCACAGCGCTTCTCTGCTGATGCGCGCCGGCGCCTATTTAGAGGGTTCAAATTTTAGCAACCTCACCCTAAAAGGGCTTTTTAACGTGGGTAATAATAATGTGGCATCCGGCGAATTGATCGTTGCCGATACGTTGCAAAACCTCTCCTACGGAACACGTACCTTAACGGTGGAAGGCAATTTTACTAACAACGGCCTGATCAGGATAACCAATTATAATTTTAATTTTTCTTTTAAAGGAATAGTTACAAATAATGGGAAGTGGGACTGCTCCAATATCTATTTTGACGGAACGACTGATCAACACGTTGCATCGCTGGCTGGAAAATATTTCAATTGCGACGGGTTTGAAGACCGCAATGCCGATTCCAAAATAATCCTGGATAATGATTTGGAAATCCGCAAGGCAGCAGTTAATCTGGGGGCAGCTACTATGAAAGCTAACGGACACAAAATTGCTTTAAGACAAAATGCTTATTTAACAAATGCAACGATAGACAATGCAAAGTTGGGTGGGATATTCATCTGCTACTATAATTGCATCTTTTCTTCCACAACAACAGTTGTAGATACACTGCAGAATCATAGTACTAATGCCTACATGCCCGTTAGTGTGACCGGCAACCTGATCAACAATGGCATTATCAGAAAAAGCAACGGTTATGGCATTACATTAAGTAGTTCAGCGAATTTTACCATCAATGGCCCGGTGGATATTGCATCCCTAACCTTTGCCGGAGCCAGCGACCAAACCCTTTCCGGAAATGCCAATGGAAGCGTCATTAATGTAACCAACGTGAATGACACCGATGCCGCAAGCGCTATTATTTTCAATTCTGACATTACCTTTATCGGGTCAACATGGGCGCTCAATGGAGCAACCATCAGCCTTAACACAGGAAATTTTAAGATGCAGGGTGGAACGCTGGAAGGCGGCCAACTCACATCCAATGGAAAATACATCCACCAGCGCGGAAACGCAAGGTTTATCAACATGCACGTAACGGGCACCCGGCTCAAAGGGATTTGCCAGATTTATGCTGATGCCAACAAATTCACCAACGTAACTGTAGAAGACACATTACAAAATTATAATTACTACTATACTCCCTCTTTATCAGTGGATGGCTTGTTCACCAACAATGGATTAGTGACACGAAGCAATAGCTATGGCCTGAGAATCTATTTGAACAATGATTTTAAAAACAATGGCCCGGTGGATATCCAATATCTAACCTTTGCCGGAGCAACAGACCAAACCCTTTTCAGCACAGCAAAAAGTGGCACCATCACAGTACCTTATGTTAATGATACTGTGGCTGCAAGTGCTGTAATATTTGGCTCAGACTTTACCTTTATCAACTCCGCCTGGAGTCTTGCCGGGGCTGCCATCGATCTTCAGAGTGGAAACTTTACCATGCAAAATGGAGACCTGCAAAATGGCTCCCTCCACTCTACCGATAAATATCTCTACCAAAGTGGAGATGCAAGGCTTACGAATATGCAGATAACAGGCACAAAACTCAAAGGATACTGCCAGATTTACGGTAATGGAAGTCATTTCACCGACGTAACAGTAGAAGATACCCTGAGGAATTATAACACCTACTATAGCCCGACAGTAACTACGTCAGGTGATTTTATTAATAATGGCTACATCACATCATGGGGCAGCTACAGCATCTATTTTGATGTTCAGGATGTGGTAATCAACAACGGCTATTGGCTATCGCAAAAAATAATTTTTAGAGGCGATGACATGCATTTTATCGAATCGCAGAATTCTAATCAATTTAATATTGCAAACATAACAGCCAACGTGGACGCAGGAGATGTCACCATCCTAAGCGATCTTTATCTGCTTAACGCCAATTTGAACCTGGGAGGCAAAACTATTTTTATCCCGACTGATGGAAAAATCGATCTCGAGGGTGGCTCAATCATAAACACACTGGTAGCAGGCGATGAGCCAGCTACTCTGCATTGTTCCAATGATCCATTATTCGAATCATCCACATTTACCAGTGTTATAATCACCGGAGCTGTTAATACCAAGTTTAACACCTTTACAGATTGTGTATTGGAGGGTCTGATGCAAAATTTTAAATACTATGCCAATCCCACCATTAGTTTTAACGGTGATTTTAACAATACCGGAACATTAAAGAATGTACCTTCCTGGGGTTACCAAATTTACAACGATGTGCTGGGTGATGTGCATAATTCGGGAACATGGGAAATTGCCGAAAGCAATTGGAAGGGCCTGCTCGACCAGGATATATACCTGATTGATAACAGCCAGATCAACACCCCGTCGAAGTTTCTGGCAATGAAAGGAACAGGGAGTTACCAGTGGTACAAAGATAATGTTGCAATAAGTGGAGCTACTTTAAATCACCTCGACTTCGCCGCTCTTACCGTGGCAGAGAGAGGTTATTATCATTGTACTACCAACGAAGGAACCTCGCGTACAGTGCGGATTTGTACTCCCGTAGAAATCAACCTGGTTGATGAAGCCTTTTTCTGCCAGGACGAATCTGTGATGATTGAAGCAACGCCTACCTCAGGCGAAGGGCCATACACTTACAGTTGGACTCCCACCGAAGGGCTGAGCGACCCAACCATCAGCAATCCCTTGGCCAACCCTGCCACAGCTACAGTTTATACCTGCATTATTACCGATGCCATTGGCTGCTCTGGCGAAGCCTCTGTTTTGGTTCAGCAATATCCACAGCTTTATGCTAATGCTGGTGCAGATAATGAGATTTGTGCCGGTAGTTCAGCCACACTTGCCGGAAGCGCTTCGG
This portion of the Bacteroidales bacterium genome encodes:
- a CDS encoding T9SS type A sorting domain-containing protein, coding for MRRIYIFSIILVIAALMAASGDLNAATRTTAQAGNWNVTTTWVGGNIPTSADSVVVKHLVNVSDGDICKHLYVAPVGTIQNLSYGTRTLVVTGNLWVDGTMTKSNYSFYVKLGGNLHLNGVWSDPYLNFTGTTTQSVSATPGKIFKAPGGAVIFQDDDPTSSVKFATNLTFDNIEFIGNSNTVDFAPGIEVAFYTKPMRNANIIGHSASLLMRAGAYLEGSNFSNLTLKGLFNVGNNNVASGELIVADTLQNLSYGTRTLTVEGNFTNNGLIRITNYNFNFSFKGIVTNNGKWDCSNIYFDGTTDQHVASLAGKYFNCDGFEDRNADSKIILDNDLEIRKAAVNLGAATMKANGHKIALRQNAYLTNATIDNAKLGGIFICYYNCIFSSTTTVVDTLQNHSTNAYMPVSVTGNLINNGIIRKSNGYGITLSSSANFTINGPVDIASLTFAGASDQTLSGNANGSVINVTNVNDTDAASAIIFNSDITFIGSTWALNGATISLNTGNFKMQGGTLEGGQLTSNGKYIHQRGNARFINMHVTGTRLKGICQIYADANKFTNVTVEDTLQNYNYYYTPSLSVDGLFTNNGLVTRSNSYGLRIYLNNDFKNNGPVDIQYLTFAGATDQTLFSTAKSGTITVPYVNDTVAASAVIFGSDFTFINSAWSLAGAAIDLQSGNFTMQNGDLQNGSLHSTDKYLYQSGDARLTNMQITGTKLKGYCQIYGNGSHFTDVTVEDTLRNYNTYYSPTVTTSGDFINNGYITSWGSYSIYFDVQDVVINNGYWLSQKIIFRGDDMHFIESQNSNQFNIANITANVDAGDVTILSDLYLLNANLNLGGKTIFIPTDGKIDLEGGSIINTLVAGDEPATLHCSNDPLFESSTFTSVIITGAVNTKFNTFTDCVLEGLMQNFKYYANPTISFNGDFNNTGTLKNVPSWGYQIYNDVLGDVHNSGTWEIAESNWKGLLDQDIYLIDNSQINTPSKFLAMKGTGSYQWYKDNVAISGATLNHLDFAALTVAERGYYHCTTNEGTSRTVRICTPVEINLVDEAFFCQDESVMIEATPTSGEGPYTYSWTPTEGLSDPTISNPLANPATATVYTCIITDAIGCSGEASVLVQQYPQLYANAGADNEICAGSSATLAGSASGGVLAYSYAWSPVSGLSNPNIANPIATPANTTTYTLTVTDGHGCQETDQVKITVNPLPIAYQLTLGGHFCAGVQAPIVKVASSQVGVNYSLLRNNQLTGNVLPGTGGALTFTTIPQAGTYTVKGIKAATGCEKMMTGSVTVIIDNAPTITAQSGDDHKPVGGSHTFSVTADGTAPLNYKWYFEGSLVQSGAQSSYTKSNLTLNDSGEYWVIVTNNCGFAQSANITLTVLETQSVLVPKGWSGISTYLDIWNKQVSDIFSSINNNLILVNDFEHMYWPGQNINSYPNGAWDTYTGAQIKLSAAATVDFVGVPLDDASVDLNAGWTYLPVLNSSSVATDELFAQAQPQIIIAKDIAGTGVYWPAYAINTLSTLNPGRAYLVKVPGNTSVDFHLVAKSGVISIHQSQPENATPWNDPIYSNSSHTIALPMEVIASVLSPGDWLGVFNADGICCGIVEFDGNSTAISAFGDDATSIETDGLLENDLMYFKVYRAATDDVIELQVGFDASANASGYFTANGMSVISDLKAGATGIGDSEQDQIRVYPNPTNGLLYIDGISADSKIEITNATGQLIYKTNAHRSQTINLGGQARGLYNIRITNQQFTTTRKVMVE